A single Populus nigra chromosome 13, ddPopNigr1.1, whole genome shotgun sequence DNA region contains:
- the LOC133671408 gene encoding ribulose-1,5 bisphosphate carboxylase/oxygenase large subunit N-methyltransferase, chloroplastic isoform X1 — MEFTCLHNKCISPSLTVLSRVSISFSNLPKRAVSFHRRRRNLCFATLVDGKRTSEVVSKRGGEEEDEFGDLKSWMHKNGLPPCKVVLKERPSHDKKLRPIHYVAASEDLQATDVAVSVPNSLVVTLERVLGNETLAELLTTNKLSELACLALYLMYEKKQGKKSFWYPYIRELDRQRGRGQLAVESPLLWSEAELAYLTGSPTKAEVLDRADGIKREYEELDTVWFMAGSLFQQYPYDIPTEAFPFEIFKQAFVAIQSCVVHLQKVSLARRFALVPLGPPLLAYSSNCKAMLTAVDGAVELVVDRPYKAGEPIVVWCGPQPNSKLLLNYGFVDEDNPYDRIAVEAALNTEDPQYQDKRMVAQRNGKLSVQVFQVYAGKEKEAVSDILPYLRLGYVSDPSEMQSVISSQGPVCPLLQVSPCMEQAVLDQLTVYFRTRLAGYCTSISEDELMLADPNLNPKKRVATQLVRLEKKMLKACLQATVDLINQLPDHTMPPCPAPYAPLLK, encoded by the exons atggaattCACTTGTTTACACAACAAATGCATTTCACCTTCTCTTACTGTTCTCTCTAGggtttcaatttcattttccaaTCTTCctaaacgcgccgtttcatttcaCCGGCGGCGGAGAAATTTGTGCTTTGCAACATTAGTCGATGGGAAACGTACTAGTGAAGTTGTGAGCaaaagaggaggagaagaagaagacgaattTGGGGATTTGAAGTCGTGGATGCATAAAAATGGATTGCCTCCTTGCAAAGTTGTGCTTAAAGAAAGACCTTCTCATGACAAGAAACTTCGACCTATTCATTATGTTGCTGCTAGCGAGGATCTTCAG GCCACTGATGTGGCGGTTTCGGTGCCCAATTCGCTTGTTGTTACACTCGAGAGGGTTTTGGGAAATGAGACTCTTG CGGAACTCTTAACCACAAACAAATTATCGGAATTGGCATGCTTGGCCTTATACCTGATGTATGAGAAGAAGCAAGGAAAGAAGTCATTCTGGTATCCATATATAAGGGAGCTTGATCGTCAGCGAGGTAGGGGACAGCTGGCTGTGGAATCTCCACTTTTATGGTCTGAGGCTGAATTGGCTTACCTGACTGGTAGCCCAACTAAG GCTGAAGTTCTTGACAGGGCAGATGGAATTAAAAGAGAATATGAGGAGCTAGACACTGTTTGGTTCATGGCTGGTTCTCTATTTCAG CAATATCCATATGATATACCTACTGAAGCCTTTCCCTTTGAGATTTTTAAACAAGCTTTTGTAGCCATTCAATCCTGTGTGGTGCATTTACAG AAAGTCAGTTTGGCTCGAAGATTTGCTTTGGTTCCTCTTGGACCACCTTTGCTAGCATACAGTAGCAACTGCAAGGCAATGTTAACTGCTGTTGATGGTGCTGTTGAATTAGTGGTTGATCGACCATACAAGGCTGGGGAGCCCATTGTTGTATG GTGTGGGCCACAGCCAAATTCAAAATTGCTTTTAAACTATGGCTTTGTTGATGAAGATAATCCTTATGACCGAATAGCAGTTGAG GCAGCACTGAACACTGAGGACCCTCAGTATCAGGACAAGAGAATGGTTGCTCAAAGAAATGGGAAATTGTCAGTACAAGTTTTTCAA GTCTACGctggaaaggaaaaagaagccGTGTCAGATATTCTTCCTTATTTGCGATTGGGATATGTATCAGATCCTTCTGAAATGCAATCTGTAATTTCTTCTCAAGGTCCAGTTTGTCCA CTGTTACAGGTAAGCCCTTGTATGGAACAAGCAGTGTTAGATCAGCTTACTGTTTATTTTAGAACGCGCCTTGCTGGCTATTGTACCAGCATAAGTGAAGATGAGTTGATG TTGGCAGATCCTAACTTGAACCCCAAGAAGCGAGTGGCTACTCAGCTTGTtagattggaaaagaaaatgctGAAGGCATGCTTGCAGGCTACAGTTGATTTGATAAACCAGTTACCTGATCACACCATGCCTCCATGCCCAGCTCCTTATGCCCctttattgaaatga
- the LOC133671408 gene encoding ribulose-1,5 bisphosphate carboxylase/oxygenase large subunit N-methyltransferase, chloroplastic isoform X2: protein MEFTCLHNKCISPSLTVLSRVSISFSNLPKRAVSFHRRRRNLCFATLVDGKRTSEVVSKRGGEEEDEFGDLKSWMHKNGLPPCKVVLKERPSHDKKLRPIHYVAASEDLQATDVAVSVPNSLVVTLERVLGNETLAELLTTNKLSELACLALYLMYEKKQGKKSFWYPYIRELDRQRGRGQLAVESPLLWSEAELAYLTGSPTKAEVLDRADGIKREYEELDTVWFMAGSLFQQYPYDIPTEAFPFEIFKQAFVAIQSCVVHLQKVSLARRFALVPLGPPLLAYSSNCKAMLTAVDGAVELVVDRPYKAGEPIVVWCGPQPNSKLLLNYGFVDEDNPYDRIAVEAALNTEDPQYQDKRMVAQRNGKLSVQVFQVYAGKEKEAVSDILPYLRLGYVSDPSEMQSVISSQGPVCPVSPCMEQAVLDQLTVYFRTRLAGYCTSISEDELMLADPNLNPKKRVATQLVRLEKKMLKACLQATVDLINQLPDHTMPPCPAPYAPLLK from the exons atggaattCACTTGTTTACACAACAAATGCATTTCACCTTCTCTTACTGTTCTCTCTAGggtttcaatttcattttccaaTCTTCctaaacgcgccgtttcatttcaCCGGCGGCGGAGAAATTTGTGCTTTGCAACATTAGTCGATGGGAAACGTACTAGTGAAGTTGTGAGCaaaagaggaggagaagaagaagacgaattTGGGGATTTGAAGTCGTGGATGCATAAAAATGGATTGCCTCCTTGCAAAGTTGTGCTTAAAGAAAGACCTTCTCATGACAAGAAACTTCGACCTATTCATTATGTTGCTGCTAGCGAGGATCTTCAG GCCACTGATGTGGCGGTTTCGGTGCCCAATTCGCTTGTTGTTACACTCGAGAGGGTTTTGGGAAATGAGACTCTTG CGGAACTCTTAACCACAAACAAATTATCGGAATTGGCATGCTTGGCCTTATACCTGATGTATGAGAAGAAGCAAGGAAAGAAGTCATTCTGGTATCCATATATAAGGGAGCTTGATCGTCAGCGAGGTAGGGGACAGCTGGCTGTGGAATCTCCACTTTTATGGTCTGAGGCTGAATTGGCTTACCTGACTGGTAGCCCAACTAAG GCTGAAGTTCTTGACAGGGCAGATGGAATTAAAAGAGAATATGAGGAGCTAGACACTGTTTGGTTCATGGCTGGTTCTCTATTTCAG CAATATCCATATGATATACCTACTGAAGCCTTTCCCTTTGAGATTTTTAAACAAGCTTTTGTAGCCATTCAATCCTGTGTGGTGCATTTACAG AAAGTCAGTTTGGCTCGAAGATTTGCTTTGGTTCCTCTTGGACCACCTTTGCTAGCATACAGTAGCAACTGCAAGGCAATGTTAACTGCTGTTGATGGTGCTGTTGAATTAGTGGTTGATCGACCATACAAGGCTGGGGAGCCCATTGTTGTATG GTGTGGGCCACAGCCAAATTCAAAATTGCTTTTAAACTATGGCTTTGTTGATGAAGATAATCCTTATGACCGAATAGCAGTTGAG GCAGCACTGAACACTGAGGACCCTCAGTATCAGGACAAGAGAATGGTTGCTCAAAGAAATGGGAAATTGTCAGTACAAGTTTTTCAA GTCTACGctggaaaggaaaaagaagccGTGTCAGATATTCTTCCTTATTTGCGATTGGGATATGTATCAGATCCTTCTGAAATGCAATCTGTAATTTCTTCTCAAGGTCCAGTTTGTCCA GTAAGCCCTTGTATGGAACAAGCAGTGTTAGATCAGCTTACTGTTTATTTTAGAACGCGCCTTGCTGGCTATTGTACCAGCATAAGTGAAGATGAGTTGATG TTGGCAGATCCTAACTTGAACCCCAAGAAGCGAGTGGCTACTCAGCTTGTtagattggaaaagaaaatgctGAAGGCATGCTTGCAGGCTACAGTTGATTTGATAAACCAGTTACCTGATCACACCATGCCTCCATGCCCAGCTCCTTATGCCCctttattgaaatga